A portion of the Deltaproteobacteria bacterium genome contains these proteins:
- a CDS encoding thiamine pyrophosphate-binding protein: protein MEPVLAEKIVHGLKAAGIDFITYLPESRLSQILPLLREDGTVQMVATASEQEAITIAAGAALGGKRVACYMESTGPYVSAYSLLTVGKQMGVPILLLIGFLGSFADQRNSFLYVTIGMRMIPTIEGLGLEYRVVENADNLERHIRDAQRVSDSMRAPAALIFSAEFAR from the coding sequence ATGGAACCGGTACTCGCTGAGAAGATTGTCCACGGCTTGAAGGCGGCCGGCATCGATTTCATCACCTACCTGCCGGAGAGCCGCCTGAGCCAGATCCTGCCGCTGTTGCGCGAGGACGGCACCGTACAGATGGTGGCGACGGCCAGCGAGCAGGAGGCCATTACCATCGCCGCGGGCGCGGCCCTCGGGGGCAAGCGGGTGGCCTGCTATATGGAGAGTACGGGTCCCTACGTTTCCGCCTACTCGCTGCTCACCGTGGGCAAGCAGATGGGCGTGCCGATCCTGCTGCTCATCGGCTTCCTCGGTAGTTTTGCCGATCAACGGAACAGCTTCCTCTACGTCACCATCGGCATGCGCATGATCCCCACCATCGAAGGGCTGGGCCTCGAATACCGCGTCGTCGAGAACGCCGACAACCTCGAGCGGCACATCCGGGACGCCCAGCGGGTCAGCGACTCCATGCGCGCGCCGGCCGCCCTGATCTTCTCCGCGGAGTTCGCCCGATGA
- a CDS encoding thiamine pyrophosphate-dependent enzyme produces MIRYDCLELMAPLMTDQLVLSSQSGQRIEWFHLSQHEGNLLVGMMGCATGVGMGLALALPRRRVIVLESDGSVLLSLFNLPTLGNLNLSNLTVFVFDNEVYSGSTMSEPTATAGKTDLAAVARASGIDNAVTVHDIEGFKEHGLPGVTGEGLHYVVCKVEESLIHREIPRPNVDLAEYKYRFVRYIERTEGITIPFVGLG; encoded by the coding sequence ATGATACGGTACGACTGCCTCGAGCTCATGGCGCCGTTGATGACCGATCAACTGGTGCTCTCCTCCCAAAGCGGCCAGCGCATCGAATGGTTCCACCTGTCCCAGCACGAGGGAAACCTGTTGGTGGGAATGATGGGTTGCGCCACCGGCGTGGGCATGGGTTTGGCGCTGGCGTTGCCCCGCCGCCGCGTCATCGTGCTCGAATCCGACGGCAGCGTGCTGCTGTCGCTGTTCAATCTTCCGACCCTGGGCAACCTCAACCTGTCCAACCTGACGGTGTTCGTCTTCGACAACGAGGTCTACAGCGGCAGCACCATGAGCGAGCCCACGGCAACGGCCGGGAAGACCGACCTCGCCGCCGTCGCCCGGGCCTCGGGGATCGACAACGCCGTCACGGTGCACGATATCGAGGGCTTCAAGGAGCACGGCTTGCCGGGCGTGACCGGTGAGGGGCTCCACTACGTCGTGTGCAAGGTCGAGGAAAGTCTCATCCACCGCGAGATCCCGCGCCCCAACGTCGATCTGGCGGAGTACAAGTACCGGTTCGTTCGCTATATCGAGCGCACCGAGGGCATAACCATCCCTTTCGTCGGCCTGGGATAG
- a CDS encoding RidA family protein: MATNEEAVKRQEAEKTEYDWGTLWPHYHKERMNWATGFRTRGDVDILFLSGSTGRDPFEDAPCREPNEERAGRGKVVGGIKEQTTQAWQDIKDNLEMMGGELKHIVMIRYFLTRREDVFDMRDAMYAFFEEHEPDLRAHPRPATLLRGVGIDLQDML, translated from the coding sequence ATGGCAACGAACGAAGAAGCGGTCAAACGGCAGGAAGCCGAGAAAACCGAGTACGACTGGGGCACGCTGTGGCCGCACTATCACAAGGAGAGGATGAATTGGGCCACGGGTTTCCGCACCCGGGGTGACGTGGATATCCTGTTCCTTTCCGGCTCCACCGGACGCGATCCGTTCGAGGACGCGCCCTGCCGGGAACCCAACGAGGAGCGGGCGGGCCGCGGCAAGGTGGTCGGCGGCATCAAGGAGCAGACCACTCAGGCCTGGCAGGACATCAAGGACAATCTCGAGATGATGGGCGGAGAGCTCAAGCACATCGTCATGATCCGCTACTTCCTCACGCGCCGTGAGGACGTGTTCGACATGCGCGACGCGATGTACGCGTTCTTCGAGGAGCACGAGCCCGATCTGCGGGCGCATCCCCGTCCCGCCACCCTGCTGCGCGGCGTCGGCATCGATCTGCAGGACATGCT